One window of Nicotiana tomentosiformis chromosome 11, ASM39032v3, whole genome shotgun sequence genomic DNA carries:
- the LOC104112615 gene encoding uncharacterized protein, with the protein MDKLQWGNRKRLRCFKVKDSTSNGKSDGGVVVKKKITSRVVDNTKESTLLPPISSPHRLNRDLGVNRSNANEHRKTSVSSPEKEDRYYTTRGSVGVDDSNKLFIDSREEKKKMVWPKLLITLSSKEKEEDFMAMKGCKLPQRPKKRAKLIQRTVLLVQPGTWLQDLCQERYEVREKKTSKKKPRGLKAMGSMESDSE; encoded by the exons ATGGATAAGTTACAGTGGGGAAACAGAAAAAGACTAAGGTGTTTCAAGGTGAAAGATTCAACTTCAAATGGGAAATCTGATGGTGGTGTTGTAGTGAAGAAGAAAATCACATCTCGAGTTGTTGATAATACCAAGGAATCTACTCTTCTTCCTCCTATTTCTTCTCCTCATCGTCTTAACAG GGATCTAGGTGTGAATAGATCTAACGCGAATGAGCATCGTAAGACATCAGTGTCATCCCCCGAGAAGGAGGACCGATATTATACAACGAGAGGGTCGGTAGGTGTAGATGATAGTAACAAGTTGTTCATTGATTCAAGggaggaaaagaaaaagatgGTTTGGCCAAAATTGCTTATCACATTGTCaagtaaagaaaaagaagaagattttATGGCCATGAAAGGTTGCAAACTTCCTCAAAGGCCTAAGAAGAGGGCCAAATTGATACAAAGAACCGTACTT TTGGTGCAACCAGGGACATGGTTGCAAGACTTGTGCCAAGAAAGGTATGAAGTGAGGGAGAAGAAGACCTCTAAGAAG AAACCAAGAGGATTAAAGGCTATGGGAAGCATGGAAAGTGATTCAGAATAA